In a genomic window of Cytobacillus sp. FSL H8-0458:
- a CDS encoding PHP domain-containing protein produces MKAELHCHTNVSDCPLSIDEVLNLAIANEVTHLAITNHDTTIGLQEAIEQGKRYGVEVIPGIEISAFDFDRGRRVHILGYFIEPGHKAIELLCQPIIERRHKLSFEMVQRLISAGYSITWDRCLELSEGGTGVYKQHIMAALIESGYADCIYGSLYKKLFSRGQKGESPGIAFIPMEYVDARLAVEAILEAGGVPVLAHPGQYGNFEKVPELAEAGLQGIEVWHPLHSVQHEEAARKLAIQYGLTMTGGSDFHGAYGEKPVVLGSMSPGVERVHELAARRHRLKSQRL; encoded by the coding sequence ATGAAAGCAGAGCTGCATTGCCATACGAATGTTTCTGATTGCCCGCTATCAATTGATGAGGTATTGAATCTGGCCATTGCCAATGAAGTTACACATTTGGCCATTACGAACCATGACACGACAATAGGGCTGCAGGAAGCTATTGAGCAAGGAAAGAGGTATGGAGTAGAGGTGATCCCTGGTATTGAAATTTCTGCTTTTGATTTTGACAGGGGTCGCCGGGTTCACATACTGGGCTATTTTATCGAACCCGGGCATAAGGCAATCGAATTGCTGTGCCAGCCGATCATTGAGCGGAGGCATAAGCTTTCGTTTGAAATGGTACAAAGGCTGATTTCAGCAGGCTACAGCATTACATGGGACCGCTGTCTGGAGCTTTCTGAAGGTGGAACCGGAGTTTATAAGCAGCATATCATGGCAGCCCTAATAGAGTCTGGATATGCTGATTGCATTTACGGTTCACTTTATAAAAAATTATTTAGCCGCGGTCAAAAAGGAGAATCGCCAGGCATCGCCTTTATCCCGATGGAATATGTGGATGCGAGACTTGCTGTTGAGGCAATTCTTGAAGCTGGCGGTGTGCCTGTGCTTGCCCACCCTGGCCAATACGGAAATTTTGAAAAGGTGCCAGAGCTGGCTGAAGCCGGCCTGCAAGGGATAGAAGTCTGGCACCCCCTTCATAGCGTACAGCATGAAGAAGCAGCAAGGAAACTGGCCATACAATATGGCTTAACCATGACTGGAGGTTCCGACTTTCACGGTGCTTACGGTGAGAAGCCGGTTGTACTGGGCAGCATGTCTCCAGGGGTGGAGAGGGTGCATGAATTAGCTGCGAGACGGCACAGACTGAAAAGCCAGAGATTATAG
- a CDS encoding twin-arginine translocase TatA/TatE family subunit, translated as MLQNIGIPGLILVLVIALIIFGPSKLPEIGRAFGSTLREFKSSTKELLSENQEDSSKTK; from the coding sequence ATGCTCCAAAATATAGGTATACCTGGACTAATACTAGTATTAGTTATCGCACTTATCATTTTCGGTCCATCGAAGCTGCCGGAAATTGGCCGGGCATTCGGCTCGACTTTGAGGGAATTCAAAAGCTCAACAAAAGAATTGCTTTCAGAGAACCAGGAAGACAGCAGCAAAACGAAATAA
- a CDS encoding metallophosphoesterase, with protein MKKENESKGMDRRTFIKAGGAGTLALTMAAAGLPGDLFESRVQAEEISEKLEGPRLSFNSNGKFKIVQFNDTQDDERIDRRTIQLMEKVLDSEKPDFVVLNGDNITGGCDTELEMMQAMNNVVQPMEQRKIRWAATFGNHDEDSTPKSGMDESGMLKFYMKYKYNMNTPGQKDLTGTGNMNLLIKKSRGNKAAFNLWLLDSGRYAPQTIAGQDFKGYPTWDWLRFNQVNWYYERSKAIEKRYGYKVPSLVFIHIPLWEHRFMWWGSVDGRTQAGHDLAVARHQINGERNEDECPGPINSGLFTAMLERGDVKGVFCGHDHINTYCGNYYGILLGYAGNTGFGTYGLSGPDRNRLRGARVFNLDENHEGVLADTHMVFAKDYGIDLTANDQSMDPLPLEEK; from the coding sequence ATGAAGAAAGAAAATGAAAGCAAAGGGATGGATAGAAGGACATTTATTAAAGCGGGCGGAGCAGGGACACTGGCTTTAACCATGGCAGCCGCAGGTTTACCAGGAGACTTATTCGAAAGCAGGGTCCAGGCGGAAGAGATAAGTGAAAAGCTGGAAGGACCGAGACTTTCCTTCAACTCAAATGGGAAATTTAAAATTGTACAATTTAATGATACGCAGGATGACGAACGGATCGACAGACGGACCATACAGCTGATGGAAAAGGTGCTGGATTCCGAGAAGCCTGATTTTGTCGTTTTAAATGGTGACAATATAACAGGCGGCTGTGATACAGAATTAGAAATGATGCAAGCGATGAATAATGTTGTCCAGCCAATGGAGCAAAGGAAGATCCGCTGGGCGGCTACGTTTGGAAATCACGATGAGGACTCAACTCCAAAGAGCGGCATGGATGAGAGCGGCATGCTCAAGTTCTATATGAAATACAAGTATAATATGAACACTCCTGGACAAAAAGATCTTACGGGAACAGGTAATATGAATCTATTAATCAAAAAATCCAGAGGGAATAAGGCAGCATTTAATCTTTGGCTTTTAGACAGCGGCAGATATGCCCCTCAAACGATCGCCGGGCAGGATTTCAAGGGCTATCCAACATGGGATTGGCTGCGATTTAATCAGGTCAATTGGTATTACGAAAGATCCAAAGCAATAGAAAAGCGGTATGGCTATAAAGTGCCTTCTCTTGTATTCATTCATATTCCTCTATGGGAGCACCGTTTTATGTGGTGGGGAAGTGTGGATGGACGTACACAGGCAGGGCATGATTTGGCTGTGGCCAGGCATCAAATCAATGGAGAGCGGAATGAAGATGAGTGTCCCGGCCCGATCAACAGCGGTCTTTTCACAGCTATGCTGGAAAGAGGGGATGTAAAGGGAGTATTCTGCGGCCATGACCATATAAATACATATTGCGGAAACTACTATGGAATTCTTCTCGGATATGCCGGAAATACCGGCTTTGGCACTTACGGTCTTTCAGGCCCCGACAGAAACAGACTTCGGGGTGCGAGAGTGTTTAATTTAGATGAGAATCATGAAGGTGTTTTGGCCGATACACATATGGTTTTTGCCAAAGACTACGGAATTGATTTAACAGCCAACGACCAGAGCATGGATCCGCTGCCGCTGGAGGAAAAATAG
- a CDS encoding YqcI/YcgG family protein has translation MTKVSHLYTASSSSLQSLEDWQLNALDRFQKKMTDKDKPFPCIPATIGFVKNQLRYGFADNPGDPASIQQTASILKEFTRHSRDYGSYTSLIIFYKHNSNNSNLSVEEYEQLFWDQLTGLSEIDEVEWPNGIPKDPHDPLWEFCFHGEKYFMYCATPAHNNRQSRHFDTMMLAITPRWVLQEFMKKETLASRIKNQVRKRLLKYDAISIHPDLNSYGAENNYEWKQYFLRDDDTAISKCPFHRLLETFKYK, from the coding sequence GTGACCAAGGTCAGCCATTTATATACTGCCAGCTCCTCCAGCCTGCAAAGTTTAGAAGATTGGCAGCTGAATGCCTTAGATAGATTCCAGAAAAAAATGACGGATAAAGATAAACCCTTCCCCTGCATCCCTGCAACCATCGGGTTTGTGAAAAATCAGCTGCGATATGGATTTGCGGACAATCCAGGAGATCCGGCCTCCATCCAGCAGACAGCATCCATCCTGAAGGAATTCACACGGCACTCAAGAGATTATGGAAGCTACACTTCACTGATCATTTTTTATAAACATAATAGTAATAATAGTAATTTGAGCGTGGAGGAATATGAGCAGCTTTTTTGGGATCAGCTGACGGGGCTGTCTGAGATTGATGAAGTGGAGTGGCCAAACGGGATCCCTAAAGATCCGCACGATCCGCTTTGGGAGTTCTGCTTTCACGGGGAAAAATATTTTATGTACTGTGCCACCCCAGCGCATAATAATCGGCAGAGCCGCCATTTTGATACGATGATGCTGGCCATCACACCGAGATGGGTGCTGCAGGAGTTCATGAAGAAAGAGACATTGGCATCCCGCATTAAAAATCAGGTTCGCAAACGGCTCCTAAAATATGACGCCATCAGCATCCATCCTGATCTGAACAGTTATGGCGCCGAAAACAATTATGAATGGAAACAATATTTTCTTCGCGATGATGACACCGCCATTTCCAAATGCCCCTTTCATCGGCTGCTGGAAACTTTCAAGTATAAATAA
- a CDS encoding metallophosphoesterase has product MKEIRNADKDGNIFSREMDRRAFLQKTTLAASATIGLSLANSLNVITASAASSASIMNSAGKPDLVFPVISDVHIHNSSNKTLEKFITTLEQLNKAVPKQDAFVVVGDLTDYGYESEFDKFMSAYHARKQPGAVPMFAIGNHDYWNGLSVSDAQKRFLSKTGMESIRFHKVIKGYHFIILGTEDGLTEGTFSAEQINWLGHQLKIAHEDDWKKPIFVFHHQPIKGTVYGSEWGFTKNRDLFYNTLKEYPQVISFSGHTHYPLDDPRIIHQKDFTSIGTSTGAYLWLDAGRIQGEVPEGADVLNQALVVEVHNNKVLIKRRDIHHNDWTGNPFEISYPANKKKFVYTEDRDKKAPFFTKDAMLSINHEMTSATAMAIMFTQAKDDLLVHDYRVVVRHANTEAVVKEFLAFSEFYKDPVPNPLTLTIEGLQANTAYQIEVHAMDAYGNVCKRPLRALGKTKTLAAAETV; this is encoded by the coding sequence ATGAAAGAAATCCGGAATGCTGACAAAGATGGTAATATTTTTTCAAGAGAAATGGACCGCCGTGCTTTTTTGCAGAAAACGACCTTGGCTGCCAGTGCAACAATCGGATTATCTCTTGCTAACTCTCTTAATGTAATTACAGCAAGTGCAGCCTCTTCTGCTTCGATAATGAATTCTGCCGGCAAGCCGGACTTGGTATTCCCGGTTATCAGTGACGTTCATATCCATAACAGCAGCAATAAAACTCTTGAAAAGTTTATAACTACCTTGGAACAATTAAATAAGGCTGTACCGAAGCAGGATGCTTTTGTGGTTGTGGGAGATTTAACTGATTATGGATATGAGTCGGAATTCGATAAGTTTATGTCAGCTTATCATGCCCGCAAACAGCCAGGTGCCGTTCCGATGTTTGCCATAGGGAACCATGACTATTGGAATGGCTTATCAGTATCTGACGCACAAAAGCGATTCCTATCAAAAACAGGCATGGAATCTATCCGCTTTCACAAAGTAATTAAAGGCTATCATTTTATCATTCTCGGAACAGAAGATGGATTAACAGAGGGCACCTTTTCCGCTGAACAGATTAATTGGCTGGGTCACCAGCTGAAGATTGCGCATGAAGATGATTGGAAGAAGCCGATTTTTGTCTTTCATCATCAGCCGATTAAAGGGACGGTCTATGGAAGCGAATGGGGTTTTACTAAGAATAGAGACCTTTTTTACAACACCTTAAAGGAATATCCGCAAGTTATCTCATTTTCCGGTCATACCCACTATCCTCTTGATGACCCGAGAATCATTCACCAGAAGGATTTTACTTCAATCGGGACTTCAACCGGCGCCTATTTGTGGCTGGATGCCGGCAGAATTCAAGGGGAAGTGCCTGAGGGTGCAGATGTTCTGAATCAGGCATTAGTTGTAGAGGTGCATAATAATAAGGTGCTGATTAAGCGCCGTGATATTCATCATAATGACTGGACTGGAAATCCGTTTGAAATCAGCTATCCGGCAAATAAGAAGAAATTTGTTTACACAGAAGACAGAGATAAGAAAGCGCCATTTTTTACAAAAGATGCGATGCTATCCATTAATCATGAAATGACATCAGCCACTGCCATGGCCATTATGTTTACGCAAGCCAAGGATGATCTGCTGGTTCATGACTACAGGGTAGTGGTAAGGCATGCAAATACAGAGGCAGTTGTGAAGGAATTTCTTGCTTTCTCGGAATTCTATAAAGATCCTGTGCCAAATCCGTTAACGTTAACCATTGAAGGATTACAGGCCAATACAGCCTATCAAATTGAGGTGCATGCAATGGATGCTTATGGGAATGTATGTAAGAGACCTTTAAGAGCTTTAGGGAAGACGAAAACATTGGCTGCCGCAGAAACCGTTTAA
- a CDS encoding DUF421 domain-containing protein: MPVSETILRVTISFLVLFLLARLMGRKEIGQMTFFNWASAIGIGSIGGNLAVNESTRIKDGVIALVFWTLFTIAMDMLDLKSKQGRAVTTGDPLIVIKAGRIMESALKAARVDLDELQALLRQKDIFSFSDVDYAILETNGDLSVLKKASQQAVTKTDLNISSPNRALFPLPTEVIADGKVNSENLTKLDLDENWLDRELKKADIRSVEEVFFAQVQQDGTVYFDPKDK, encoded by the coding sequence ATGCCAGTTAGTGAAACGATTCTCCGTGTAACCATCTCGTTTTTGGTACTATTTTTGCTGGCAAGGCTGATGGGGCGGAAGGAAATTGGGCAAATGACCTTTTTCAACTGGGCTTCCGCCATCGGAATCGGGTCAATCGGCGGAAACCTTGCTGTGAACGAAAGCACCCGAATCAAGGATGGAGTCATCGCACTGGTTTTTTGGACGCTTTTTACCATTGCAATGGATATGCTCGACCTTAAATCAAAACAGGGACGGGCAGTTACAACTGGGGATCCCCTGATTGTCATAAAAGCAGGCAGAATCATGGAATCCGCTCTTAAAGCAGCGAGGGTGGACCTCGATGAGCTTCAGGCACTGTTAAGGCAAAAGGATATCTTTTCTTTTAGTGATGTAGATTACGCCATTCTCGAAACAAACGGAGACCTGTCTGTGTTAAAGAAGGCAAGTCAACAGGCTGTGACGAAAACGGATCTAAACATCAGCAGTCCAAACAGGGCTCTGTTTCCTCTGCCGACAGAAGTCATTGCTGATGGAAAAGTCAATTCAGAAAACCTGACGAAATTAGATTTAGATGAAAACTGGCTTGACCGGGAACTGAAAAAAGCGGACATCCGCTCTGTTGAAGAAGTGTTTTTTGCACAAGTCCAGCAGGATGGCACTGTTTATTTTGATCCAAAAGACAAATAG
- a CDS encoding STAS domain-containing protein has product MNNQMRLLGEKILKEKDTLAKKLHKDRMSGVLMTDTERLRADKLEARIVQIQAEFIELFGEALLNHENKDEAMEKIEKWCKETGKYFFKLGIPLDETLKDAGYYRKYIWKELEETMMEHELPAAEVIKVVYLIDPLLDHYIHCFSMAYVNFHQLTLENAKQAFLELSVPVVPLSKGVGILPLIGNIDTGRARLLMEETLKQSAHLKLSHLILDLSGVMIVDTMVADQLFKVIEALSLVGVKTIITGIRPEVAQTIVTLGINLNGIQVKANVYQAFEELHG; this is encoded by the coding sequence ATGAATAATCAGATGCGTCTTTTAGGGGAAAAGATTTTAAAAGAGAAGGACACATTAGCGAAAAAGCTGCATAAGGATCGAATGAGCGGTGTTTTGATGACAGACACAGAGAGACTTCGGGCAGACAAACTGGAAGCCCGCATTGTTCAGATTCAGGCTGAGTTTATTGAATTGTTCGGTGAAGCATTGCTGAATCATGAGAACAAAGATGAAGCAATGGAAAAGATTGAAAAATGGTGCAAGGAGACAGGCAAGTATTTCTTTAAGCTCGGGATCCCTTTGGATGAAACTTTAAAAGATGCGGGATATTACCGAAAATATATCTGGAAAGAACTAGAAGAAACAATGATGGAGCATGAGTTGCCGGCTGCAGAGGTTATAAAGGTGGTCTATTTAATAGATCCCCTGCTGGATCATTACATTCATTGTTTCAGCATGGCTTATGTCAATTTCCATCAGTTAACACTCGAGAATGCAAAGCAGGCTTTCCTTGAGTTATCTGTCCCGGTTGTTCCCCTTTCTAAAGGGGTAGGCATCCTGCCGTTAATTGGGAATATTGATACAGGGAGAGCTCGGCTGTTAATGGAAGAAACATTAAAACAATCTGCACACCTAAAGCTGTCTCATTTAATTTTAGACCTTTCCGGTGTAATGATTGTCGATACCATGGTCGCAGATCAGCTGTTTAAAGTAATTGAAGCATTATCGCTTGTCGGCGTTAAGACAATCATTACCGGAATCAGACCGGAAGTGGCGCAGACGATTGTTACTCTCGGCATTAACCTGAATGGCATACAGGTAAAAGCCAATGTATATCAGGCTTTTGAAGAACTGCATGGATAA
- a CDS encoding MMPL family transporter, with the protein MKKLLHGVTDWVSTKRGMWITIIGWLVLMIGLSAGPMLGDYKTNNFQSLPDEAKSIIAQNKTEEYFPNKQGTPGILVFHNENGEVQIEEAKQILEGIMLEDIDGIKTIIDISKLPPQVLGSFISEGKSTLIVPMELEQGLGNDQYAEINDHVSQVGNKIAEDLESTSFYITGPAGIAGDTVKLFEQADFVLLIATVVIILVLLIAIYRSPLLAIIPLLATAIVYQVVNQSVALMGAGGLEINNQTTSIMSILLFAAVIDYSLFVFSRYREELNHFENKYEAMKHAMRATGEPVFFAGGTVLAAMLVLFFADFRDYQNFAPIFGTAMFFIMLASITLVPALFTLFGRKAFWPKVPKYGAETEVKHSVWGPIARFVVNKPGLSGGIVGIFMLITAFNIFNLDYEFDTVKKFPKDLPSRVGYEIVEARYDKGELAPSTLLVVSDQKLAENDTAAISEKLQEYDEVASVRLSALSEDGKAAKMSVALSINPYSTEAISFMKNLRDDTPELLEEIGVEAQSYYSGVTPKIVDEQDVNNDDILKIVLLETVLILALLFALTKSIRMPIYMMATILLSFVSALGLGIFLVDVLFGFEAISSRVPVYSFIFLVALGIDYNIILVSRFMEERKKNRVKDALEISIRNTGGVISSAGLILAATFAALMTMPIADLFVFGFIVAMGILIDTFLVRGMLLPALILFFEKDKETSREKNSE; encoded by the coding sequence GTGAAAAAACTGCTGCATGGGGTAACAGATTGGGTTTCCACCAAACGGGGAATGTGGATTACGATTATCGGCTGGCTTGTGCTGATGATTGGCTTAAGTGCAGGTCCGATGCTCGGGGATTATAAAACTAATAATTTCCAGTCACTTCCTGATGAAGCCAAATCCATTATTGCCCAGAATAAAACAGAAGAATATTTTCCAAACAAACAAGGAACTCCAGGCATTCTGGTTTTCCATAATGAAAATGGCGAGGTTCAAATCGAAGAAGCGAAACAGATTCTGGAAGGAATCATGCTTGAGGACATCGATGGAATCAAGACGATTATCGATATCAGCAAGCTTCCGCCGCAAGTACTTGGCTCTTTCATTTCTGAGGGCAAGTCCACCCTAATTGTGCCGATGGAGCTTGAACAGGGACTTGGCAATGACCAGTATGCCGAAATAAATGATCATGTGTCACAAGTCGGTAATAAAATTGCGGAGGATCTTGAAAGCACTTCCTTTTATATCACTGGTCCAGCCGGTATTGCCGGAGATACAGTCAAGCTGTTCGAACAGGCAGACTTTGTTCTCCTGATTGCCACCGTTGTCATCATTCTTGTCTTGCTTATAGCCATTTACCGTTCACCGTTGCTTGCCATCATTCCGCTTCTGGCAACGGCGATCGTCTACCAGGTCGTAAACCAGAGTGTTGCTTTAATGGGTGCCGGCGGACTTGAGATCAATAACCAGACGACCTCCATCATGAGCATTTTGCTGTTTGCTGCCGTGATTGATTATTCCTTATTTGTTTTCTCCCGTTACCGTGAGGAGCTTAACCATTTCGAAAACAAATATGAAGCCATGAAACATGCCATGCGGGCAACCGGCGAGCCTGTTTTCTTTGCGGGTGGAACGGTTCTTGCTGCCATGCTGGTTCTGTTCTTCGCGGATTTCCGTGATTATCAGAACTTTGCCCCGATTTTTGGAACGGCGATGTTTTTTATCATGCTTGCTTCCATTACACTGGTTCCAGCTCTATTCACCCTGTTTGGACGCAAGGCGTTCTGGCCGAAGGTTCCTAAATATGGTGCTGAAACAGAAGTTAAACATAGTGTCTGGGGACCCATTGCCAGATTCGTAGTGAACAAGCCCGGCCTCTCAGGCGGAATTGTCGGCATTTTCATGCTCATCACAGCGTTTAATATTTTCAATCTTGATTATGAATTCGACACCGTCAAGAAATTCCCGAAGGATCTGCCATCGCGGGTCGGCTATGAAATAGTGGAAGCCAGATATGACAAAGGCGAGCTGGCTCCTTCGACACTTCTGGTTGTCAGTGATCAGAAGCTGGCTGAAAACGATACAGCAGCGATAAGTGAAAAGCTGCAAGAATATGATGAAGTTGCCTCTGTCCGCCTGTCTGCCCTATCAGAAGACGGCAAGGCGGCAAAAATGAGTGTCGCCCTATCTATCAATCCATATTCAACTGAAGCCATATCCTTTATGAAAAATTTGCGTGACGACACACCTGAGCTATTAGAAGAAATCGGTGTGGAAGCCCAGTCCTACTATAGTGGGGTTACTCCGAAAATAGTGGACGAACAGGATGTCAACAATGATGATATACTAAAAATTGTCCTGCTTGAAACAGTTCTGATCCTGGCGCTGTTATTTGCACTTACAAAATCCATCAGGATGCCGATCTACATGATGGCAACTATTTTGCTTTCATTTGTCTCGGCTTTAGGACTGGGGATATTCCTTGTTGATGTATTATTCGGCTTTGAAGCCATCAGTTCACGTGTTCCAGTCTATTCTTTTATTTTCCTTGTAGCATTGGGGATTGATTATAACATCATCCTGGTTTCGCGTTTTATGGAGGAAAGGAAGAAAAATCGAGTGAAGGACGCTCTTGAAATTTCCATCCGCAATACCGGCGGCGTTATTTCTTCGGCTGGCCTCATTCTGGCTGCTACATTTGCCGCCCTGATGACCATGCCAATCGCGGACTTATTCGTCTTTGGCTTCATCGTTGCCATGGGAATATTGATTGATACCTTCCTTGTGAGAGGAATGCTGCTTCCGGCATTGATCTTATTTTTCGAAAAAGATAAGGAAACTTCCCGGGAAAAAAATTCGGAATAG
- a CDS encoding cysteine hydrolase family protein — MKTALLILDMQKGFDDPYWGKRNNPQAENNAFRLLTEWRKRQWPIFFSKHLSLDPQSPLYHKNEAGIQFKDLLAPKSGEQVFTKNVNSAFIGTELEIQLRQQQIKSVVITGLSTQHCVSTTTRMSANLGFISYLVSDAVAAFDITDHKGVVHSAEIVQELELAALHKEFAVIMTADEVIKMLT; from the coding sequence ATGAAAACAGCACTTTTAATTTTGGATATGCAAAAGGGATTTGACGACCCTTATTGGGGAAAGCGGAATAATCCCCAGGCTGAAAACAATGCCTTTCGCCTGCTGACAGAATGGAGGAAGCGGCAGTGGCCCATTTTCTTTTCTAAGCATTTGTCTCTTGACCCGCAATCGCCTCTTTATCACAAAAATGAAGCGGGAATCCAATTTAAGGACCTGCTTGCACCAAAATCCGGGGAACAGGTTTTTACAAAGAATGTAAACAGTGCCTTCATCGGCACAGAGCTTGAAATCCAATTACGGCAGCAGCAGATCAAATCTGTTGTCATCACAGGTCTGTCCACACAGCATTGTGTTTCAACCACAACGAGAATGAGCGCTAATTTAGGGTTTATAAGTTATTTGGTGTCAGATGCGGTTGCCGCTTTTGATATTACGGATCATAAGGGAGTTGTTCATTCGGCGGAGATCGTGCAGGAGTTGGAGCTCGCGGCATTGCACAAAGAGTTTGCTGTGATTATGACGGCTGATGAAGTGATAAAAATGTTGACCTAA
- a CDS encoding DeoR/GlpR family DNA-binding transcription regulator — translation MKKGIVAERHRRIIRELEIKNKVSVAELSRKLSVTPETIRSDLRRLEKRNKLRRIHGGAICYFGLEKEQQLNKRIGIGLPIKKKIGEAAASFISDGETIVLDVGSTTLHIAGSIENVENVTIVTNSLAAADVLNTRMENKQFSGKVILIGGTVNPLQRSTSGSLTNQMLEHFYFDKAFISCGGMNREGICDYDMDEAAASSIMIKRSKQVYVAADSSKLNQRAFFHISPFSAIDFVITDADLPQNWPEEEIKFNGLKWVKVYT, via the coding sequence ATGAAAAAAGGGATTGTTGCGGAAAGGCACAGGAGAATTATCAGGGAATTAGAAATTAAAAATAAAGTGAGTGTTGCGGAGCTCTCCAGGAAATTAAGTGTAACGCCTGAAACAATCCGGAGTGACTTGAGACGGCTCGAGAAGAGAAACAAATTGCGAAGAATCCATGGAGGAGCGATATGTTATTTTGGCTTAGAGAAGGAGCAGCAATTAAATAAAAGGATTGGTATAGGCCTTCCCATCAAAAAGAAAATTGGTGAAGCTGCCGCAAGCTTTATTTCCGATGGAGAAACAATCGTTTTGGATGTCGGCTCCACAACTCTTCATATTGCCGGCTCGATTGAAAATGTTGAGAACGTTACGATCGTAACCAATTCCTTGGCTGCCGCAGATGTATTAAATACAAGAATGGAAAATAAACAGTTCAGTGGCAAGGTCATTCTGATTGGCGGGACCGTGAATCCCCTGCAGCGCTCAACATCTGGTTCACTAACTAACCAGATGCTGGAACACTTCTACTTTGACAAGGCCTTTATCTCATGTGGAGGAATGAACCGCGAAGGAATATGCGATTATGATATGGATGAAGCTGCTGCCTCCTCCATCATGATAAAAAGATCTAAACAGGTTTATGTGGCAGCCGATTCCTCAAAACTGAATCAAAGGGCATTTTTCCATATCAGCCCTTTTTCAGCTATTGATTTTGTTATAACTGATGCAGATTTGCCGCAGAATTGGCCGGAGGAGGAAATCAAGTTCAATGGGCTAAAATGGGTGAAGGTATATACATAA
- a CDS encoding YwaF family protein, with protein sequence MFSVTGMQGFEIFSLMHLVTLFLFFFTAWWLMYYRQALRAYQKIIKWTLFFTLLACEVTYHVWLVLTNQWDVSNLPLQLCSLSTFIVLYLFLKPNHKAFWLLYFIGTIPPILSMVTPDMVYQFPHYRYIKYFLHHSAIPLAVLYFILFEGYRVPKKAVLTGFLTLNVIAVPVFFLNLLLGTNFFYLASPTETKTLLSFFGNGVWYYVTLEAAALFVFFITYLPMHYLQRTEHNRVQDN encoded by the coding sequence ATGTTTTCGGTAACGGGAATGCAGGGGTTTGAAATATTTTCGCTTATGCATCTGGTTACGTTGTTTCTTTTCTTTTTTACGGCCTGGTGGCTGATGTATTACAGGCAGGCGCTCAGGGCTTATCAGAAAATCATTAAATGGACGCTGTTTTTTACGTTGCTTGCCTGTGAAGTGACGTACCATGTATGGCTGGTCCTGACAAATCAGTGGGATGTGTCAAATCTGCCGCTCCAGTTATGTTCCTTGAGCACTTTCATTGTGCTTTACCTGTTTTTAAAACCTAATCACAAGGCTTTTTGGCTGCTGTATTTCATTGGTACAATTCCTCCCATTTTAAGCATGGTGACACCTGATATGGTGTACCAATTTCCTCATTACCGCTACATCAAATACTTTCTTCATCATTCAGCTATTCCATTAGCCGTACTCTATTTTATTTTGTTTGAAGGATACCGGGTGCCGAAAAAAGCGGTGCTGACCGGCTTTTTAACACTTAACGTAATTGCGGTGCCAGTCTTCTTTTTAAATCTGCTGCTGGGGACGAATTTTTTCTATTTAGCGAGCCCGACAGAAACCAAAACTCTGCTGTCATTTTTCGGAAATGGCGTCTGGTATTATGTAACGCTTGAAGCCGCTGCGTTATTTGTCTTTTTTATAACTTATTTACCGATGCATTATTTGCAGAGAACCGAACATAATAGAGTCCAGGACAATTGA
- a CDS encoding DUF1682 domain-containing protein — protein MSENTPQDVNRIQEEAQKQDREAKKAQEVVDDAISKMTPQRQYEKEKEQNKR, from the coding sequence ATGAGCGAAAATACACCGCAGGATGTTAACCGCATTCAGGAGGAAGCACAAAAACAGGATCGGGAAGCGAAGAAAGCCCAGGAAGTTGTGGATGATGCCATTTCCAAAATGACTCCGCAGCGGCAATATGAAAAAGAAAAGGAGCAGAATAAGCGATAA